The following proteins come from a genomic window of Motilibacter peucedani:
- a CDS encoding HNH endonuclease, whose product MAHALVLNASYEPLCVVPLRRAVVLVLAQKAVVVETAGDRVLHSERTSMDAPAVVRLQHYVRVPYRRSVPLTRRAVLERDAHRCAYCPKRADTVDHVVPRSRGGQHAWTNVVAACCRCNHRKGSTLLAELGWELPFTPAEPPASVALVIGWVRRQPEWEAYLSLPAPVQEAVAG is encoded by the coding sequence ATGGCGCACGCGCTCGTCCTGAACGCCAGCTACGAGCCGCTCTGCGTGGTGCCACTGCGCCGGGCGGTCGTGCTGGTCCTCGCGCAGAAGGCCGTCGTGGTCGAGACGGCCGGCGACCGCGTGCTGCACTCCGAACGCACCAGCATGGACGCCCCGGCGGTGGTCCGGCTCCAGCACTACGTGCGCGTGCCCTACCGCCGCAGCGTGCCGCTGACCCGCCGGGCGGTGCTCGAGCGCGACGCGCACCGCTGCGCCTACTGCCCCAAGCGCGCCGACACCGTCGACCACGTCGTGCCGCGCTCCCGGGGCGGCCAGCACGCCTGGACCAACGTCGTGGCCGCGTGCTGCCGCTGCAACCACCGCAAGGGCAGCACGCTGCTCGCCGAGCTCGGCTGGGAGCTGCCGTTCACCCCCGCCGAGCCGCCGGCGAGCGTGGCGCTGGTCATCGGCTGGGTGCGCCGGCAGCCCGAGTGGGAGGCCTACCTCTCCCTGCCCGCCCCGGTGCAGGAGGCCGTCGCGGGCTGA
- the malQ gene encoding 4-alpha-glucanotransferase, whose amino-acid sequence MSALSAELSELADAYGVATDFHDWQGEQRRPSAETITAVLAALGVDAATPEAARTALERVRSAAWRRVLPACVIVRQGAGHASVGVHVPHRSAVLVEVELEEGGTRPLEQADRWVDPQDVDGVLTGEATFTVPDDLPLGYHRLRASGEVSGEALLVVTPHSLGLPPSVRGSSTGRVWGFATQLYSTRSRSSWALGDLADLSTLAAWSGREHGAGFVLVNPLHAAEPVPPMEPSPYLPATRRFFNPVYLRVEDVAELAGAPDDVRSRVEELAAAQQAVSLTPDPIDRDAVWAAKREALELVHALARSPERQAAYDAFREREGDGLVDFATWCALSAELDAPWQEWPEGLRDPASAEVAAARERLADQVDFWSWLQWLLDEQLTAAQAAATGSGMALGIMHDLAVGVHPSSADAWALQSALAQGVSVGAPPDAYNQQGQDWSQPPWRPNVLAETGYAAYRAMIRTILRHSGGIRVDHVLGLFRLWWVPTGSAPTEGTYVRYDADALVGILALEASRAGAVVVGEDLGTVEPGVRDFLKDRGILGTSILWFERDWDRGVPLRPEQWRELSLASVTTHDLPPTAGYLAGEHIRLRDELGLLTRPVEEERAADAEEQRSWIDALLSEGFLRAEDRDDEQAVVEALHRLVVATPALLVGVALPDAVGERRAINQPGTFREYPNWKLPLCDGSGEPVLLEDLVADARANSLARVVDEGLRHGVGHRS is encoded by the coding sequence ATGAGCGCCCTGAGCGCCGAGCTGTCCGAGCTCGCCGACGCCTACGGCGTCGCGACCGACTTCCACGACTGGCAGGGCGAGCAGCGCCGGCCGAGCGCCGAGACGATCACCGCCGTGCTGGCGGCCCTCGGGGTCGACGCTGCCACGCCCGAGGCGGCGCGGACGGCGTTGGAGCGCGTACGCAGCGCTGCCTGGCGCCGCGTGCTCCCTGCCTGCGTCATCGTCCGGCAGGGAGCCGGTCACGCGAGCGTGGGTGTGCACGTGCCGCACCGGAGCGCCGTGCTGGTGGAGGTCGAGCTCGAAGAGGGCGGCACCCGTCCGCTCGAGCAGGCCGACCGCTGGGTGGACCCGCAGGACGTCGACGGCGTGCTCACCGGCGAGGCGACCTTCACCGTGCCCGACGACCTGCCGCTCGGCTACCACCGGCTGCGCGCCAGCGGCGAGGTGTCGGGCGAGGCGCTGCTGGTGGTCACGCCGCACTCGCTGGGCCTGCCGCCCTCGGTGCGCGGGAGCAGCACCGGGCGGGTGTGGGGCTTCGCCACCCAGCTCTACTCGACGCGCTCGCGCAGCTCCTGGGCGCTGGGCGACCTCGCCGACCTCTCGACGCTGGCTGCGTGGAGCGGGCGCGAGCACGGCGCCGGCTTCGTGCTGGTCAACCCGCTGCACGCTGCCGAGCCGGTGCCGCCGATGGAGCCCTCGCCCTACCTCCCGGCGACACGGCGCTTCTTCAACCCGGTCTACCTGCGGGTGGAGGACGTCGCGGAGCTCGCCGGCGCCCCGGACGACGTGCGCTCGCGCGTCGAGGAGCTCGCCGCCGCCCAGCAGGCGGTCTCGCTCACGCCCGACCCGATCGACCGCGACGCCGTGTGGGCCGCCAAGCGCGAGGCGCTCGAGCTGGTCCACGCGCTCGCGCGCTCGCCCGAGCGCCAGGCCGCCTACGACGCCTTCCGCGAGCGCGAGGGCGACGGGCTCGTCGACTTCGCCACCTGGTGCGCGCTGTCCGCAGAGCTCGACGCGCCCTGGCAGGAGTGGCCGGAGGGCCTGCGCGACCCGGCCTCTGCCGAGGTGGCGGCCGCGCGCGAGCGGCTCGCCGACCAGGTCGACTTCTGGAGCTGGCTGCAGTGGCTGCTCGACGAGCAGCTGACCGCGGCCCAGGCGGCGGCGACCGGCTCGGGCATGGCGCTGGGCATCATGCACGACCTCGCCGTCGGCGTGCACCCGTCGAGCGCCGACGCGTGGGCTCTGCAGTCGGCACTCGCCCAGGGCGTGAGCGTCGGCGCCCCGCCGGACGCCTACAACCAGCAGGGCCAGGACTGGTCGCAGCCCCCGTGGCGTCCCAACGTGCTGGCCGAGACCGGCTACGCCGCCTACCGGGCGATGATCCGCACGATCCTGCGCCACTCCGGCGGCATCCGCGTCGACCACGTGCTCGGGCTGTTCCGCCTGTGGTGGGTGCCCACCGGCTCGGCGCCGACCGAGGGCACCTACGTGCGCTACGACGCCGACGCGCTGGTCGGCATCCTGGCGCTCGAGGCGTCGCGGGCCGGTGCGGTCGTCGTCGGTGAGGACCTCGGCACCGTCGAGCCCGGCGTGCGCGACTTCCTCAAGGACCGCGGCATCCTCGGCACCTCGATCCTGTGGTTCGAGCGCGACTGGGACCGCGGCGTACCCCTGCGCCCCGAGCAGTGGCGCGAGCTCTCGCTCGCGTCCGTCACCACGCACGACCTGCCGCCGACCGCCGGCTACCTCGCCGGCGAGCACATCCGCCTGCGCGACGAGCTCGGCCTGCTCACCCGCCCGGTCGAGGAGGAGCGCGCCGCCGACGCGGAGGAGCAGCGGTCGTGGATCGACGCGCTGCTCTCCGAGGGCTTCCTGCGTGCGGAGGACCGCGACGACGAGCAGGCCGTCGTGGAGGCCCTGCACCGCCTGGTCGTCGCCACACCGGCGCTGCTCGTGGGGGTGGCCCTGCCCGACGCGGTGGGGGAGCGGCGCGCCATCAACCAGCCGGGCACCTTCCGCGAGTACCCCAACTGGAAGCTGCCGCTGTGCGACGGGTCCGGGGAGCCGGTGCTGCTCGAGGACCTCGTCGCCGACGCCCGCGCCAACTCCCTGGCCCGGGTCGTCGACGAGGGGCTGCGCCACGGCGTGGGGCACCGCTCGTGA
- the ctaJ gene encoding aa3-type cytochrome oxidase subunit CtaJ produces MTHRAHASAPGSAAILRRSFRRRLGAAYAAVLPLLALATASPAFAETHRSDGDDPGSGIGVLQTIGVYIGIPLAVYLVVALLTFAPSTTRGPRYRPGAGWDADATWLGGPTGKHAAPDADTPRAQGSGGASGSW; encoded by the coding sequence GTGACCCACCGAGCACACGCCTCCGCCCCGGGTTCCGCCGCCATCCTGCGCCGGAGCTTCCGGCGCCGGCTCGGTGCCGCGTACGCCGCGGTGCTGCCGCTGCTGGCGTTGGCGACCGCCTCGCCGGCCTTCGCCGAGACCCACCGCTCCGACGGTGACGACCCCGGCTCCGGCATCGGCGTGCTGCAGACCATCGGCGTCTACATCGGCATCCCGCTCGCGGTCTACCTCGTCGTCGCGCTGCTCACCTTCGCGCCGTCGACGACGCGCGGCCCCCGCTACCGCCCGGGCGCCGGCTGGGACGCCGACGCCACCTGGCTGGGCGGCCCGACCGGCAAGCACGCCGCCCCCGACGCGGACACTCCGCGGGCCCAGGGCTCGGGTGGCGCCAGTGGCTCCTGGTGA
- a CDS encoding DUF5130 family protein: MAPGEPFRDRHRQQIERARAEAADRYGLPVAVFVGTVHSRASAEAMLARLGPEAAETVLVAVDPASRRVEVVTGAAARSRVDDRVAALVTLSMTASFAVGDLAGGIALGVRMLGEHAGRARR, translated from the coding sequence GTGGCTCCTGGTGAGCCCTTCCGCGACCGGCACCGCCAGCAGATAGAGCGCGCCCGCGCCGAGGCAGCCGACCGCTACGGCCTGCCCGTCGCGGTCTTCGTCGGCACGGTGCACTCGCGCGCCTCGGCCGAGGCGATGCTGGCCCGGCTGGGCCCCGAGGCCGCCGAGACCGTGCTGGTCGCGGTCGACCCCGCCTCCCGGCGGGTGGAGGTCGTCACCGGTGCAGCCGCCCGCAGCCGCGTCGACGACCGCGTCGCCGCGCTGGTCACCCTCAGCATGACCGCGTCGTTCGCCGTCGGCGACCTGGCCGGCGGCATCGCCCTGGGCGTGCGCATGCTCGGCGAGCACGCCGGCCGCGCCCGCCGCTGA
- the pepN gene encoding aminopeptidase N translates to MPGMNLTRDEASARADVLSTESYSIDLDVTGSGPTFRSSTTARFRCSAPGTSTFVDLVADSVELVELNGTALDPATVFDGTRIALDGLAAENELRVVANCTYMRTGEGLHRFVDPVDGETYLYSQFEVADSRRMFAVFEQPDLKATFTLTVTAPAHWQVVSVSATPESEPTGDGVATWRFAPTPRLSSYVTALVAGPYAVVRSSLTSRKGSVPAAVFCRRTLAEHLDADEILLLTQQGFDFYEEAFDLAYPFEKYDQLFVPEFNAGAMENVGCVTILEDYVFRSRVSEAAVERRAITVLHELAHMWFGDLVTMKWWNDLWLNESFAEFVSHVAAAEATKYTEAWTTFATTEKTWAYRQDQLPSTHPIVAEINDLEDVEVNFDGITYAKGASVLKQLVAYVGRDAFFAGIRTYFAKHAYANTTLGDLLVELERSSGRDLSAWSGTWLETAGVNTLRPSIEVAGEGTYSRFAVLQEAPAEWPTLRPYRLGIGLYDLAEGGLARRRYVEVDVDGPSTEVPELVGERQPDLLLLNDDDLAFAKIRLDERSVATLVSSLAQVRDSLPRALCWGAAWDMCRDTEIRARDYLALALEGAQTEDDSAMLRSVLRQAEVVSRLYVDPAFKEQAADQLASGTRSLAEAAQPGSDAQLQLVRAFAAAARSEEQLEVVHALYTGELAWEGLEVDTDLRWDLLHALVAGGRLGDEAVEAELERDKTATGERHAAAARAARPTAEAKASAWKAIFEDADLPNSLLVATVGGFAQAGQEQLVAPYVERYFEALEPTWASRTNETAQTIVVGLYPTLLASEELLARTDRWLAEAGSAPASLRRLVLESRDGVARALRAQARDRG, encoded by the coding sequence ATGCCCGGCATGAACCTCACCCGCGACGAGGCCAGCGCACGCGCCGACGTGCTCTCCACCGAGTCCTACTCGATCGACCTCGACGTCACCGGCAGCGGACCGACCTTCCGCTCGAGCACCACCGCACGGTTCCGCTGCTCCGCTCCGGGCACCTCGACCTTCGTCGACCTGGTCGCCGACAGCGTCGAGCTCGTCGAGCTCAACGGCACCGCCCTCGACCCGGCGACCGTCTTCGACGGCACCCGCATCGCCCTCGACGGCCTGGCCGCCGAGAACGAGCTGCGGGTCGTCGCGAACTGCACCTACATGCGTACCGGTGAGGGCCTGCACCGCTTCGTCGACCCGGTCGACGGCGAGACCTACCTCTACTCCCAGTTCGAGGTGGCCGACTCGCGCCGGATGTTCGCCGTCTTCGAGCAGCCCGACCTCAAGGCCACCTTCACGCTCACGGTCACCGCGCCGGCTCACTGGCAGGTCGTCTCGGTCTCCGCCACGCCCGAGTCCGAGCCCACCGGCGACGGCGTCGCGACCTGGCGCTTCGCGCCGACACCGCGGCTCTCGTCCTACGTGACGGCGCTGGTCGCCGGGCCGTACGCGGTGGTGCGCAGCTCGCTCACCTCCCGCAAGGGCAGCGTGCCGGCCGCCGTCTTCTGCCGGCGCACGCTCGCCGAGCACCTCGACGCCGACGAGATCCTGCTCCTGACCCAGCAGGGCTTCGACTTCTACGAGGAGGCGTTCGACCTCGCCTACCCGTTCGAGAAGTACGACCAGCTCTTCGTCCCCGAGTTCAACGCCGGCGCGATGGAGAACGTCGGCTGCGTGACGATCCTCGAGGACTACGTCTTCCGCTCGCGCGTGAGCGAGGCCGCCGTCGAGCGCCGCGCCATCACCGTGCTGCACGAGCTGGCGCACATGTGGTTCGGCGACCTCGTGACCATGAAGTGGTGGAACGACCTGTGGCTCAACGAGTCCTTCGCGGAGTTCGTGAGCCACGTCGCCGCCGCTGAGGCCACGAAGTACACCGAGGCCTGGACCACCTTCGCCACCACGGAGAAGACCTGGGCCTACCGCCAGGACCAGCTGCCGAGCACCCACCCGATCGTCGCCGAGATCAACGACCTCGAGGACGTCGAGGTCAACTTCGACGGCATCACCTACGCCAAGGGCGCCTCGGTGCTCAAGCAGCTGGTGGCCTACGTCGGGCGCGACGCGTTCTTCGCCGGCATCCGCACCTACTTCGCCAAGCACGCCTACGCCAACACGACCCTCGGCGACCTGCTGGTCGAGCTCGAGCGCAGCAGCGGGCGTGACCTGTCGGCGTGGTCGGGCACCTGGCTCGAGACCGCCGGCGTCAACACGCTGCGGCCCTCGATCGAGGTGGCCGGCGAGGGCACCTACTCCCGCTTCGCCGTGCTCCAGGAGGCGCCGGCCGAGTGGCCGACGCTGCGCCCGTACCGGCTGGGCATCGGCCTCTACGACCTCGCCGAGGGCGGGCTCGCCCGCCGCCGCTACGTCGAGGTCGACGTCGACGGCCCCTCGACCGAGGTGCCAGAGCTCGTCGGCGAGCGCCAGCCCGACCTGCTGCTGCTCAACGACGACGACCTGGCCTTCGCCAAGATCCGCCTCGACGAGCGCTCGGTCGCCACGCTGGTGTCCTCGCTCGCGCAGGTCCGCGACTCGCTGCCCCGCGCGCTGTGCTGGGGCGCGGCGTGGGACATGTGCCGCGACACCGAGATCCGCGCCCGCGACTACCTCGCCCTGGCGCTCGAGGGCGCGCAGACCGAGGACGACAGCGCCATGCTGCGCTCGGTGCTGCGCCAGGCCGAGGTCGTGTCACGGCTCTACGTCGACCCGGCGTTCAAGGAGCAGGCGGCCGACCAGCTCGCCTCCGGCACCCGCTCGCTGGCCGAGGCCGCGCAGCCGGGCAGCGACGCCCAGCTCCAGCTCGTGCGGGCGTTCGCCGCGGCCGCGCGCAGCGAGGAGCAGCTCGAGGTCGTCCACGCGCTCTACACCGGCGAGCTGGCGTGGGAGGGCCTCGAGGTCGACACCGACCTGCGCTGGGACCTGCTGCACGCCCTCGTGGCCGGCGGGCGGCTCGGCGACGAGGCCGTCGAGGCCGAGCTGGAGCGCGACAAGACCGCCACCGGCGAGCGCCACGCGGCCGCGGCCCGGGCCGCCCGGCCCACCGCCGAGGCCAAGGCGTCGGCGTGGAAGGCCATCTTCGAGGACGCCGACCTGCCGAACTCCCTGCTGGTCGCGACCGTCGGCGGCTTCGCGCAGGCAGGGCAGGAGCAGCTGGTCGCGCCCTACGTCGAGCGCTACTTCGAGGCGCTCGAGCCGACCTGGGCCTCGCGCACCAACGAGACCGCGCAGACCATCGTGGTCGGGCTCTACCCGACGCTGCTCGCCTCCGAGGAGCTGCTCGCCCGCACCGACCGCTGGCTCGCCGAGGCCGGCTCCGCGCCCGCCTCGCTGCGCCGGCTGGTGCTCGAGTCGCGCGACGGCGTCGCCCGCGCCCTGCGCGCCCAGGCGCGCGACCGGGGCTGA
- a CDS encoding mycothiol-dependent nitroreductase Rv2466c family protein, protein MSERTTAHFWFDPLCPWAWMSSRWVREVEEVREIDVEWHVMSLAYLNEGRELPEQYVEMMKKAWGPVRVVIAAEQAHGNEVVLPLYEAMGRRIHNDGRGSDDFAAIIDEALAEVGLPAELASAATSTDYDEALKKSHHSGMDQVGMDVGTPVISVDGVAFFGPVVSPAPKGEAAGRLWDGVVLVAGTDGFFELKRTRTRDPIFD, encoded by the coding sequence ATGAGCGAGCGCACCACGGCACACTTCTGGTTCGACCCCCTCTGCCCCTGGGCGTGGATGAGCTCGCGCTGGGTGCGCGAGGTCGAGGAGGTGCGCGAGATCGACGTCGAGTGGCACGTCATGTCGCTCGCCTACCTCAACGAGGGCCGCGAGCTGCCCGAGCAGTACGTCGAGATGATGAAGAAGGCCTGGGGGCCGGTGCGGGTGGTCATCGCCGCCGAGCAGGCCCACGGCAACGAGGTCGTCCTCCCGCTCTACGAGGCGATGGGCCGGCGCATCCACAACGACGGCCGCGGCTCCGACGACTTCGCCGCGATCATCGACGAGGCCCTCGCCGAGGTCGGCCTGCCCGCCGAGCTGGCCTCGGCCGCCACCTCCACCGACTACGACGAGGCCCTGAAGAAGAGCCACCACTCCGGCATGGACCAGGTCGGCATGGACGTCGGCACCCCGGTGATCAGCGTCGACGGCGTCGCCTTCTTCGGCCCGGTGGTCTCGCCGGCACCCAAGGGCGAGGCGGCCGGCCGGCTGTGGGACGGCGTGGTGCTCGTGGCCGGCACCGACGGCTTCTTCGAGCTCAAGCGCACCCGCACCCGCGACCCGATCTTCGACTAG
- a CDS encoding ribose-5-phosphate isomerase, translating to MRVHLGSDHAGFELKQAVAAWLTANGHEPVDHGPAELDPQDDYPPFVLRAAEAVVADPGSLGAVFGGSGNGEQIAANKVRGVRAILAWNSDTAELGRRHNDANVISMAGRLTSVEDATAFVKLFLETGFEGGRHARRLEMLSAYEAGEGLPPLPDALG from the coding sequence ATGCGCGTCCACCTCGGCAGCGACCACGCAGGCTTCGAGCTCAAGCAGGCGGTGGCGGCGTGGCTCACGGCCAACGGCCACGAGCCCGTCGACCACGGCCCGGCAGAGCTCGACCCGCAGGACGACTACCCCCCGTTCGTCCTGCGGGCGGCGGAGGCCGTGGTCGCCGACCCGGGCAGCCTCGGGGCGGTCTTCGGCGGCTCGGGCAACGGCGAGCAGATCGCGGCCAACAAGGTGCGCGGCGTGCGCGCGATCCTCGCGTGGAACTCCGACACCGCGGAGCTGGGCCGGCGCCACAACGACGCCAACGTCATCTCGATGGCGGGCCGGCTCACCTCGGTCGAGGACGCCACCGCGTTCGTGAAGCTGTTCCTCGAGACCGGGTTCGAGGGCGGGCGCCATGCCCGCCGGCTCGAGATGCTCTCGGCCTACGAGGCCGGCGAGGGCCTGCCGCCGCTCCCGGATGCGCTGGGCTGA
- a CDS encoding Fpg/Nei family DNA glycosylase codes for MPEGHTIHRAARHLRELLSGPPVHATSPQGRFATGAASIDGLELTSSEAVGKHLLLGFGEPRERLLHVHLGLYGKWQTGHGEPPEPKGALRLRLQTPEAWADLRGPTACEIYDPEQRRLLVARLGPDPLRRDADPERAWARISRTTTSIGALLMDQSTLAGVGNVYRAEVLFRARIDPLRPGKAVTRDEWLAMWADLVTLLRAGVRAGRIVTTLPEHRARRSGRARQEDAHYVYRRTGLPCRICGTPVLTAPLLARNLYWCAVCQAA; via the coding sequence GTGCCTGAAGGCCACACGATCCACCGCGCGGCCCGCCACCTGCGCGAGCTGCTGTCGGGTCCGCCCGTGCACGCGACGAGCCCGCAGGGGCGCTTCGCCACCGGAGCCGCGTCGATCGACGGGCTCGAGCTGACCTCGAGCGAGGCCGTCGGCAAGCACCTCCTGCTCGGCTTCGGCGAGCCCCGCGAGCGCCTGCTCCACGTGCACCTCGGTCTCTACGGCAAGTGGCAGACCGGGCACGGCGAGCCGCCCGAGCCGAAGGGCGCCCTGCGGCTGCGGCTCCAGACGCCCGAGGCGTGGGCCGACCTGCGCGGGCCGACGGCGTGCGAGATCTACGACCCGGAGCAGCGGCGCCTGCTCGTGGCCCGGCTGGGCCCCGACCCGCTGCGCCGCGACGCCGACCCCGAGCGCGCCTGGGCGCGCATCTCGCGCACGACGACCTCGATCGGCGCCCTGCTCATGGACCAGTCGACGCTCGCCGGCGTCGGCAACGTCTACCGCGCCGAGGTCCTCTTCCGCGCGCGCATCGACCCGCTGCGCCCGGGCAAGGCGGTGACCCGCGACGAGTGGCTCGCGATGTGGGCCGACCTCGTGACGCTGCTGCGGGCCGGCGTGCGCGCCGGACGCATCGTCACGACCCTGCCGGAGCACCGCGCCCGTCGCTCGGGCCGGGCCCGTCAGGAGGACGCGCACTACGTCTACCGGCGCACCGGGCTGCCCTGCCGCATCTGCGGCACGCCCGTGCTCACCGCGCCGCTGCTGGCGCGCAACCTCTACTGGTGCGCGGTCTGCCAGGCAGCGTGA
- a CDS encoding glutathione peroxidase, with product MSIFDIPLHRLDGTETTLAEHAGKALLLVNVASKCGLTPQYSALEAMHEELAPRGFAVLGFPCNQFGGQEPGTSDEIAEFCSATYGVSFPMYEKLEVNGPEQHPLYAELTAVADDAGEAGDVQWNFEKFLVAPDGRVVRRFRPRTVPDAPEVVSAVEDVLPA from the coding sequence ATGAGCATCTTCGACATCCCGCTGCACCGGCTCGACGGCACCGAGACCACCTTGGCCGAGCACGCCGGCAAGGCTCTCCTGCTGGTGAACGTCGCCTCGAAGTGCGGCCTGACGCCGCAGTACTCCGCGCTCGAGGCGATGCACGAGGAGCTCGCGCCGCGCGGGTTCGCCGTCCTCGGCTTCCCGTGCAACCAGTTCGGCGGCCAGGAGCCCGGCACCTCCGACGAGATCGCGGAGTTCTGCTCGGCGACCTACGGCGTCAGCTTCCCGATGTACGAGAAGCTCGAGGTCAACGGCCCCGAGCAGCACCCGCTCTACGCCGAGCTCACGGCCGTCGCCGACGACGCCGGTGAGGCGGGCGACGTGCAGTGGAACTTCGAGAAGTTCCTCGTCGCGCCCGACGGCCGCGTCGTTCGCCGCTTCCGTCCGCGCACGGTGCCCGACGCGCCCGAGGTCGTCTCGGCGGTCGAGGACGTGCTGCCGGCGTAG
- a CDS encoding SPFH domain-containing protein, whose protein sequence is MLAVVAGTALVVALLIAGSVVASGYDRTAGGEVAVIRNGGPLDNNRVRQVLPPASARTWIGIGSTAHKYPAQQRFYTITADSKRGDREGVDVENDPTADGVEVGIEATVYFTLTSDPSALESFDDKYGTRKYRGLTGAYRYAWDGDSGWTTFLDQIVRPVISNDLRQEIGDFRCAELQASCSLVQNAGSGASSATATASNTNISKIQESINASLQADLNSTLGGPFITGVRFNLAKITLPQQVQDAINKAQAAFAGVTEAQARVAQAKADAQANEQRQRGYATCPACALIDEYKAIPPTITTFAPGAGFAVTPSTPR, encoded by the coding sequence GTGCTCGCTGTCGTCGCCGGGACGGCGCTGGTCGTGGCGCTGCTGATCGCGGGCTCGGTCGTCGCCAGCGGCTACGACCGCACGGCCGGCGGCGAGGTGGCGGTGATCCGCAACGGAGGGCCGCTCGACAACAACAGGGTGCGGCAGGTCCTGCCTCCGGCCAGCGCGCGCACCTGGATCGGCATCGGGTCGACGGCGCACAAGTACCCGGCTCAGCAGCGGTTCTACACGATCACAGCCGATAGCAAGCGGGGTGACCGCGAGGGCGTCGACGTGGAGAACGACCCCACCGCCGACGGCGTCGAGGTGGGCATCGAGGCGACCGTCTACTTCACGCTCACGAGCGACCCGTCGGCGCTGGAGTCCTTCGACGACAAGTACGGCACTCGCAAGTACCGCGGGCTCACCGGCGCCTACCGGTACGCGTGGGACGGCGACTCGGGGTGGACGACGTTCCTCGACCAGATCGTGCGACCGGTCATCAGCAACGACCTGCGCCAGGAGATCGGTGACTTCCGCTGCGCCGAGCTCCAGGCCTCCTGCTCGCTGGTGCAGAACGCCGGCTCGGGTGCAAGCTCGGCCACCGCCACGGCGAGCAACACCAACATCAGCAAGATCCAGGAGTCGATCAACGCCTCCCTGCAGGCCGACCTGAACAGCACACTCGGCGGACCGTTCATCACCGGCGTCCGGTTCAACCTCGCCAAGATCACCCTGCCGCAGCAGGTCCAGGACGCCATCAACAAGGCGCAGGCCGCGTTCGCCGGGGTCACCGAGGCGCAGGCCCGGGTGGCGCAGGCCAAGGCCGACGCGCAAGCCAACGAGCAGCGCCAGCGGGGGTACGCCACCTGCCCCGCGTGCGCGCTGATCGACGAGTACAAGGCGATCCCGCCGACCATCACGACGTTCGCGCCCGGCGCCGGCTTCGCCGTCACCCCGTCCACGCCGCGCTGA
- a CDS encoding DNA polymerase IV has translation MLPVAHLDLDAFYAAVEERQKPSLRGRAVVIAGRGGRGVVATANYKARELGVHSAMPSWQGRALAPTAAWISPRMQAYSEHSAAALAPLYATFERIEQIASDEVYIDLTSARAGAELRHDWTGDPAGAARALQRAVLRAVGLTCSVGVARHKLGAKLTSETAKPAGTAVLAADEEDAFLAALPAKALPGIGPVSAQKLGSAGIRTVGDLRSAGEHTLVGLLGSAHGTAMWDLAHGRDTRPVEHERVRKSVGSERTYARDLHGLDEVRAALGPVFADAYSRLVRSGSAARTVTVKLRYADFTGETRATSLAAPSDDERLLHDAAQRSLVASGAARPGALGIRLLGVAFSSLDEVTQLTLDAPERVVHDLAEPAEDPDEVEQSAGAIVAEDSAPGADVLHESLGRGWLVGAGHGVASVRFETSTSAPARTRGVPLGDALRHTSPEPPRPEPDA, from the coding sequence GTGCTCCCGGTCGCCCACCTCGACCTCGACGCGTTCTACGCCGCGGTCGAGGAGCGGCAGAAGCCCAGCCTGCGCGGCCGGGCCGTCGTGATCGCCGGGCGCGGCGGGCGCGGAGTGGTCGCGACCGCCAACTACAAGGCGCGCGAGCTGGGCGTCCACTCGGCCATGCCCTCGTGGCAGGGGCGGGCGCTGGCGCCGACCGCGGCGTGGATCTCACCGCGCATGCAGGCCTACTCCGAGCACTCGGCCGCCGCGCTCGCCCCGCTCTACGCCACGTTCGAGCGCATCGAGCAGATCGCCTCCGACGAGGTCTACATCGACCTGACCTCCGCCCGCGCCGGCGCCGAGCTGCGCCACGACTGGACCGGCGACCCGGCGGGCGCGGCCCGGGCTCTGCAGCGCGCGGTGCTCCGGGCAGTCGGGCTCACCTGCTCGGTCGGGGTCGCGCGCCACAAGCTGGGCGCGAAGCTCACCAGCGAGACCGCCAAGCCGGCCGGCACCGCGGTGCTCGCCGCCGACGAGGAGGACGCCTTCCTGGCCGCGCTGCCGGCGAAGGCGCTGCCCGGCATCGGCCCGGTGAGCGCCCAGAAGCTCGGCTCCGCCGGCATCCGCACGGTCGGCGACCTGCGATCGGCCGGCGAGCACACGCTGGTCGGCCTGCTCGGGAGCGCCCACGGCACCGCCATGTGGGATCTCGCCCACGGCCGCGACACCCGTCCCGTCGAGCACGAGCGGGTGCGCAAGTCGGTGGGCTCCGAGCGCACCTACGCCCGCGACCTGCACGGCCTCGACGAGGTGCGCGCAGCCCTCGGCCCGGTGTTCGCCGACGCGTACTCCAGGCTCGTGCGCAGCGGCAGCGCCGCGCGCACCGTGACGGTCAAGCTGCGCTACGCCGACTTCACGGGCGAGACGAGGGCCACCTCGCTGGCCGCCCCGAGCGACGACGAGCGGCTCCTGCACGACGCTGCCCAGCGCTCGCTGGTGGCCTCCGGCGCGGCACGGCCCGGTGCGCTCGGCATCCGGCTGCTGGGCGTGGCGTTCAGCTCGCTCGACGAGGTCACCCAGCTGACGCTCGACGCGCCGGAGCGGGTGGTGCACGACCTCGCCGAGCCGGCCGAGGACCCCGACGAGGTCGAGCAGTCGGCCGGCGCGATCGTCGCGGAGGACTCCGCACCAGGCGCCGACGTCCTGCACGAGTCGCTCGGGCGCGGCTGGCTGGTGGGCGCCGGGCACGGGGTCGCGAGCGTACGGTTCGAGACCTCGACGTCCGCACCGGCGCGTACGCGTGGCGTGCCCCTCGGCGACGCACTGCGCCACACCTCCCCCGAGCCGCCGCGCCCCGAGCCCGACGCCTGA